A window of the Candidatus Woesearchaeota archaeon genome harbors these coding sequences:
- a CDS encoding M23 family metallopeptidase has translation MNKRTEKWGIYAPNKGIVALAYDSSDYGLTVIIEYPCGTRTLHAHNSKLLVETGDRVEREQLIAIMGDTGRGIPKPNKHSHLGCIPKGRPLTNLNENCINPVPFLIRNNCAYPTNTKVSGAFQEDYGSYYHEGIDFSGLEENIIDNWENGINANTQYYYKK, from the coding sequence ATGAATAAAAGAACTGAGAAATGGGGAATATATGCACCTAATAAAGGTATTGTAGCTTTAGCTTATGATTCTAGTGATTATGGCTTAACAGTCATAATAGAGTACCCTTGTGGTACTAGAACACTTCATGCTCATAACAGCAAACTACTAGTAGAAACAGGTGATAGAGTTGAAAGAGAGCAGTTGATTGCTATTATGGGTGATACTGGTAGAGGTATTCCAAAGCCTAATAAACATAGTCATCTAGGTTGTATTCCAAAAGGTAGACCCCTAACTAATCTAAATGAGAATTGTATAAATCCAGTACCATTTCTAATAAGAAATAATTGTGCATATCCTACCAATACTAAAGTATCAGGAGCTTTTCAAGAGGACTATGGGAGCTACTACCATGAAGGTATAGATTTTAGTGGACTAGAAGAAAATATAATAGATAATTGGGAAAATGGTATTAATGCCAATACTCAATATTACTATAAGAAATAA